One window of the Populus nigra chromosome 4, ddPopNigr1.1, whole genome shotgun sequence genome contains the following:
- the LOC133692431 gene encoding ras-related protein RABA5e, with translation MGREQEEGEGGEEYLFKIVVIGDSAVGKSNLLSRFARNEFDSNSKATIGVEFQTQVVDIDGKEIKAQIWDTAGQERFRAVTSAYYRGAVGALIVYDITRRTSFDSVKRWLDELGTHCDTAIARMLVGNKCDLDSIREVSRDEGKSLAEEESLFFMETSALDSTNVEAAFEVVIREIYNNMSRKILNSDSYKAELTANRVSLVNGDNSSKKYGFSCCNT, from the exons ATGGGTCGAGAACaagaagaaggggaaggggGTGAAGAGTACTTGTTCAAGATAGTGGTCATAGGAGACTCTGCTGTTGGGAAATCCAACTTGTTGTCAAGATTTGCTAGAAATGAGTTTGATAGCAATTCAAAGGCTACAATTGGGGTAGAGTTCCAGACCCAAGTGGTGGATATTGATGGCAAAGAAATCAAGGCACAGATCTGGGACACTGCTGGTCAAGAGAGGTTTAGAGCTGTCACCTCTGCTTACTATAGAGGTGCTGTTGGTGCTCTCATTGTTTATGATATCACCAGGAGGACGAGCTTTGATAGTGTTAAGAGGTGGCTTGATGAACTTGGCA CTCATTGCGACACTGCGATCGCTAGAATGCTTGTAGGGAACAAGTGTGATCTTGACAGTATCAGAGAAGTGAGTAGAGACGAGGGCAAGAGCCTTGCGGAGGAAGAAAGTCTATTCTTCATGGAGACATCTGCCCTTGATTCTACTAATGTTGAAGCTGCTTTCGAGGTTGTTATCCGTGAAATCTACAATAATATGAGCAGGAAAATCTTAAACTCTGATTCATACAAGGCTGAGCTGACAGCCAATCGAGTGAGCCTGGTGAATGGGGACAACTCGTCAAAAAAGTATGGCTTCTCTTGCTGCAATACATAG
- the LOC133692430 gene encoding cysteine-rich repeat secretory protein 55, producing the protein MNLLSILLLLLLLCTCSADRAGEFCNADSEISGNSQIFANIDRLLPVLVFRTALTGFATVTYGKGQDKVYGLAQCRGDVSSKDCFSCIQDAAKQIREVCPDQADARIWFDYCFLRYDNINFIGKVDTDFSIVYFNVEEATEFEDFHDELAALTDQIRAEAVFPGNRGLGKGEKKLSRFVKLYALVQCIRDLSRIDCAQCLAIAIGNFPDFCDDRKGCRIFYSSCYVRYELYPFFFPIDSRNSLVNTSMVVANP; encoded by the coding sequence ATGAATTTATTATCCATCCTTCTCCTCCTATTATTGCTATGCACTTGCAGTGCAGATCGTGCGGGAGAGTTCTGCAATGCAGACAGCGAAATAAGTGGCAACAGCCAGATATTTGCAAATATTGACAGGTTATTGCCTGTGTTGGTTTTCAGGACTGCCTTGACTGGTTTTGCTACtgtcacatatggcaaaggacAAGACAAAGTCTATGGTCTAGCACAATGCAGAGGAGATGTGAGCAGCAAAGACTGCTTCAGTTGTATCCAAGATGCAGCAAAGCAAATCCGTGAAGTTTGTCCAGACCAGGCCGATGCCAGGATTTGGTTCGATTATTGCTTTTTACGGTATGACAACATAAATTTCATTGGAAAAGTTGATACAGATTTTAGCATAGTCTACTTTAATGTTGAAGAAGCAACAGAATTTGAAGACTTTCATGATGAGCTAGCAGCTCTGACGGATCAGATAAGAGCTGAAGCTGTTTTTCCTGGGAATAGAGGGCTGGGAAAGGGTGAAAAGAAACTATCTAGATTTGTGAAACTTTATGCTCTGGTTCAGTGCATTAGGGACCTATCTCGGATAGACTGTGCACAGTGTCTGGCTATTGCTATTGGAAATTTCCCTGACTTTTGTGATGACAGAAAGGGATGTCGAATTTTCTATAGCAGCTGTTACGTTCGATATGAGCTCTATCCATTTTTCTTCCCCATTGATTCCAGAAATTCCCTGGTTAATACTTCAATGGTTGTAGCTAATCCCTAG